TTCGGGAAGTGGCTCAGCTTGGTAGAGCACCTGGTTTGGGACCAGGGGGTCGCAGGTTCAAATCCTGTCTTCCCGATACTTGTTTGGGGCCTTAGCTCAGCTGGGAGAGCGCCTGCCTTGCACGCAGGAGGTCAGCGGTTCGATCCCGCTAGGCTCCACCATTAGTTCTTTGAAAACTGAACGAAACAAACAACGTGAAACGTCAATTTTTATTTTAGATGCTAGACAAACTAACTTTATTGGAGAGTTTGATCCTGGCTCAGGATGAACGCTGGCGGCGTGCCTAATACATGCAAGTCGAGCGAATGGATTAAGAGCTTGCTCTTATGAAGTTAGCGGCGGACGGGTGAGTAACACGTGGGTAACCTGCCCATAAGACTGGGATAACTCCGGGAAACCGGGGCTAATACCGGATAACATTTTGAACTGCATGGTTCGAAATTGAAAGGCGGCTTCGGCTGTCACTTATGGATGGACCCGCGTCGCATTAGCTAGTTGGTGAGGTAACGGCTCACCAAGGCAACGATGCGTAGCCGACCTGAGAGGGTGATCGGCCACACTGGGACTGAGACACGGCCCAGACTCCTACGGGAGGCAGCAGTAGGGAATCTTCCGCAATGGACGAAAGTCTGACGGAGCAACGCCGCGTGAGTGATGAAGGCTTTCGGGTCGTAAAACTCTGTTGTTAGGGAAGAACAAGTGCTAGTTGAATAAGCTGGCACCTTGACGGTACCTAACCAGAAAGCCACGGCTAACTACGTGCCAGCAGCCGCGGTAATACGTAGGTGGCAAGCGTTATCCGGAATTATTGGGCGTAAAGCGCGCGCAGGTGGTTTCTTAAGTCTGATGTGAAAGCCCACGGCTCAACCGTGGAGGGTCATTGGAAACTGGGAGACTTGAGTGCAGAAGAGGAAAGTGGAATTCCATGTGTAGCGGTGAAATGCGTAGAGATATGGAGGAACACCAGTGGCGAAGGCGACTTTCTGGTCTGTAACTGACACTGAGGCGCGAAAGCGTGGGGAGCAAACAGGATTAGATACCCTGGTAGTCCACGCCGTAAACGATGAGTGCTAAGTGTTAGAGGGTTTCCGCCCTTTAGTGCTGAAGTTAACGCATTAAGCACTCCGCCTGGGGAGTACGGCCGCAAGGCTGAAACTCAAAGGAATTGACGGGGGCCCGCACAAGCGGTGGAGCATGTGGTTTAATTCGAAGCAACGCGAAGAACCTTACCAGGTCTTGACATCCTCTGAAAACCCTAGAGATAGGGCTTCTCCTTCGGGAGCAGAGTGACAGGTGGTGCATGGTTGTCGTCAGCTCGTGTCGTGAGATGTTGGGTTAAGTCCCGCAACGAGCGCAACCCTTGATCTTAGTTGCCATCATTAAGTTGGGCACTCTAAGGTGACTGCCGGTGACAAACCGGAGGAAGGTGGGGATGACGTCAAATCATCATGCCCCTTATGACCTGGGCTACACACGTGCTACAATGGACGGTACAAAGAGCTGCAAGACCGCGAGGTGGAGCTAATCTCATAAAACCGTTCTCAGTTCGGATTGTAGGCTGCAACTCGCCTACATGAAGCTGGAATCGCTAGTAATCGCGGATCAGCATGCCGCGGTGAATACGTTCCCGGGCCTTGTACACACCGCCCGTCACACCACGAGAGTTTGTAACACCCGAAGTCGGTGGGGTAACCTTTTTGGAGCCAGCCGCCTAAGGTGGGACAGATGATTGGGGTGAAGTCGTAACAAGGTAGCCGTATCGGAAGGTGCGGCTGGATCACCTCCTTTCTATGGAGAATTGATGAACGCTGTTCATCAATAAAGTTTCCGTGTTTCGTTTTGTTCAGTTTTGAGAGAACTATCTCTCATATATAAATGTATGTTCTTTGAAAACTAGATAACAGTGTAGCTCATATTTTTTAATTTTAGTTTGGTTAAGTTAGAAAGGGCGCACGGTGGATGCCTTGACACTAGGAGTCGATGAAGGACGGGACTAACGCCGATATGCTTCGGGGAGCTGTAAGTAAGCTTTGATCCGAAGATTTCCGAATGGGGAAACCCACCATACGTAATGGTATGGTATCCTTACCTGAATACATAGGGTAAGGAAGACAGACCCAGGGAACTGAAACATCTAAGTACCTGGAGGAAGAGAAAGCAAATGCGATTTCCTGAGTAGCGGCGAGCGAAACGGAACATAGCCCAAACCAAGAGGCTTGCCTCTTGGGGTTGTAGGACATTCTATACGGAGTTACAAAGGAACGAGGTAGACGAAGCGACCTGGAAAGGTCCGTCGTAGAGGGTAACAACCCCGTAGTCGAAACTTCGTTCTCTCTTGAATGTATCCTGAGTACGGCGGAACACACGTGAAATTCCGTCGGAATCTGGGAGGACCATCTCCCAAGGCTAAATACTCCCTAGTGATCGATAGTGAACCAGTACCGTGAGGGAAAGGTGAAAAGCACCCCGGAAGGGGAGTGAAAGAGATCCTGAAACCGTGTGCCTACAAATAGTCAGAGCCCGTTAACGGGTGATGGCGTGCCTTTTGTAGAATGAACCGGCGAGTTACGATCCCGTGCGAGGTTAAGCTGAAGAGGCGGAGCCGCAGCGAAAGCGAGTCTGAATAGGGCGTTTAGTACGTGGTCGTAGACCCGAAACCAGGTGATCTACCATGTCCAGGGTGAAGTTCAGGTAACACTGAATGGAGGCCCGAACCCACGCACGTTGAAAAGTGCGGGGATGAGGTGTGGGTAGCGGAGAAATTCCAATCGAACCTGGAGATAGCTGGTTCTCCCCGAAATAGCTTTAGGGCTAGCCTTAAGTGTAAGAGTCTTGGAGGTAGAGCACTGATTGGACTAGGGGTCCTCATCGGATTACCGAATTCAGTCAAACTCCGAATGCCAATGACTTATCCTTAGGAGTCAGACTGCGTGATAAGATCCGTAGTCAAAAGGGAAACAGCCCAGACCGCCAGCTAAGGTCCCAAAGTGTGTATTAAGTGGAAAAGGATGTGGAGTTGCTTAGACAACTAGGATGTTGGCTTAGAAGCAGCCACCATTTAAAGAGTGCGTAATAGCTCACTAGTCGAGTGACTCTGCGCCGAAAATGTACCGGGGCTAAATACACCACCGAAGCTGCGGATTGATACCGAATGGTATCAGTGGTAGGGGAGCGTTCTAAGGACAGTGAAGTCAGACTGGAAGGACTGGTGGAGTGCTTAGAAGTGAGAATGCCGGTATGAGTAGCGAAAGACGGGTGAGAATCCCGTCCACCGAATGCCTAAGGTTTCCTGAGGAAGGCTCGTCCGCTCAGGGTTAGTCAGGACCTAAGCCGAGGCCGACAGGCGTAGGCGATGGACAACAGGTTGATATTCCTGTACCACCTCTTTATCGTTTGAGCAATGGAGGGACGCAGAAGGATAGAAGAAGCGTGCGATTGGTTGTGCACGTCCAAGCAGTTAGGCTGATAAGTAGGCAAATCCGCTTATCGTGAAGGCTGAGCTGTGATGGGGAAGCTCCTTATGGAGCGAAGTCTTTGATTCCCCGCTGCCAAGAAAAGCTTCTAGCGAGATAAAAGGTGCCTGTACCGCAAACCGACACAGGTAGGCGAGGAGAGAATCCTAAGGTGTGCGAGAGAACTCTGGTTAAGGAACTCGGCAAAATGACCCCGTAACTTCGGGAGAAGGGGTGCTTTCTTAACGGAAAGCCGCAGTGAATAGGCCCAAGCGACTGTTTAGCAAAAACACAGCTCTCTGCGAAGCCGTAAGGCGAAGTATAGGGTGACACCTGCCCGGTGCTGGAAGGTTAAGGAGAGGGGTTAGCGTAAGCGAAGCTCTGAACTGAAGCCCCAGTAAACGGCGGCCGTAACTATAACGGTCCTAAGGTAGCGAAATTCCTTGTCGGGTAAGTTCCGACCCGCACGAAAGGTGTAACGATTTGGGCACTGTCTCAACCAGAGACTCGGTGAAATTATAGTACCTGTGAAGATGCAGGTTACCCGCGACAGGACGGAAAGACCCCGTGGAGCTTTACTGTAGCCTGATATTGAATTTTGGTACAGTTTGTACAGGATAGGCGGGAGCCATTGAAACCGGAGCGCTAGCTTCGGTGGAGCGCTGGTGGGATACCCCTGACTGTATTGAAATTCTAACCTACGGGTCTTATCGACCCGGGAGACAGTGTCAGGTGGGCAGTTTGACTGGGGCGGTCGCCTCCTAAAGTGTAACGGAGGCGCCCAAAGGTTCCCTCAGAATGGTTGGAAATCATTCGTAGAGTGCAAAGCATAAGGGAGCTTGACTGCGAGACCTACAAGTCGAGCAGGGACGAAAGTCGGGCTTAGTGATCCGGTGGTTCCGCATGGAAGGGCCATCGCTCAACGGATAAAAGCTACCCCGGGGATAACAGGCTTATCTCCCCCAAGAGTCCATCGACGGGAGGTTTGGCACCTCGATGTCGGCTCATCGCATCCTGGGGCTGTAGTCGGTCCCAAGGGTTGGGCTGTTCGCCCATTAAAGCGGTACGCGAGCTGGGTTCAGAACGTCGTGAGACAGTTCGGTCCCTATCCGTCGTGGGCGTAGGAAATTTGAGAGGAGCTGTCCTTAGTACGAGAGGACCGGGATGGACGCACCGCTGGTGTACCAGTTGTTCTGCCAAGGGCATAGCTGGGTAGCTATGTGCGGAAGGGATAAGTGCTGAAAGCATCTAAGCATGAAGCCCCTCAAGATGAGATTTCCCATAGCGTAAGCTAGTAAGATCCCTGAAAGATGATCAGGTTGATAGGTTCGAGGTGGAAGCATGGTGACATGTGGAGCTGACGAATACTAATAGATCGAGGACTTAACCATATAATATGAAGCAATGTTATCTAGTTTTGAAGGAATATGCCTTCATAGTTTGGTGATGATGGCAGAGAGGGTCACACCCGTTCCCATACCGAACACGGAAGTTAAGCTCTCTAGCGCCGATGGTAGTTGGGACCTTGTCCCTGTGAGAGTAGGACGTCGCCAAGCAACTAAACACGAGTCAAATGACTCGTGTTTTTTCGTATTTTCTTTTATAATCCATAGTAATTAAAAAAATGTGCTTAAATAATTACTATTTTGATTAAATGCAGGGGAATGTGGCTAGGATAGTGAATAAGCAAAAGAGTTGCAAATTTTATTAATACGTATATAATTAAAGTCAAAGATAGTCAAAGTCAATAAAGGTGGCGGATAAATGAGAAATATATCTGATATCATTGAGCAATATCTAAAGCAAGTTATTGACTTAAGTAATAATAATGTGATTGAAATCAAAAGAAATGAGATTGCGGATCGCTTCGAGTGCGTACCATCTCAAATCAATTATGTAATCAATACCCGTTTTACATTAGAAAGAGGATTTGTAGTAGAAAGTAAACGTGGTGGAGGAGGTTACATTCGCATTATAAAAGTCAAACTGCATGATGATATAGACATTATTGATCAAATGCTTCATATGATTGATCATAGCGTTGCACAAGGGAATGCAGAGAGTATGATTATACGTTTATTAGAAGAGGGAATTATAACAGGCCGTGAAGCAAAACTAATGTTAAGTGTACTAGATCGTTCTGTATTATCAATGGATATTCCTTCTCGAGATGAACTTAGGGCTCGAATATTATGCGCAATGTTAAGAACACTGAAATATAAATAAATACAGCTTTTGTAAAAGAATGATAATTAAGATAGGGCAGTTAAATATTGTAGAAGTTTTGAAAAAGAGCATGTACTTTTATCTAAATGGATTAAGGAAAGAGGACAATCTAGTAATGTATGAAAAGTATCATGAGGTAGATCGTTCCTGTTGTAAAGGTGGGGATATTGATGACTTGTCAAAACTGTAATATAAGACCAGCAACTTTACATTATACAAAAGTAATCAACGGGAAGAAGGCGGAAGTTCATCTTTGTGAGCAATGTGCAGAGCAAAGTGGCTATACGTCTTTCTTTCAATCATCACAGTCTAACTTTTCATTTCATGATGTATTTGCTGGTTTATTACACGGTGAATCAACAATGTTTGGAGAAGGAAAAAACGGGTTTTCAAATACAAATACAGTAAGATGTCCAGGTTGTAAGATGACATATGAACATTTTACAAAGGTGGGACGCTTTGGTTGTGCTTCTTGTTACGATACATTTAAAGGACACTTAAACCCATTGTTAAAGCGACTTCATGGTGGACATACAGAACATTGTGGAAAAATTCCGGAACGAATGGAAGGAAATATCCACTTAAAGAAAGAATTAGATGAACTAAAACTTATTCTGAAACAATATGTACAGAATGAGGAGTTTGAGAAAGCTGCTGAGGTAAGAGATGAAATTCGAGGGCTTGAAACTCAGCTTAGTGAGCATAGAGAGGGGGAGTAGTTCTATGTCACTGGACAAAATTATGAATGAAGCGATTAGTCCATGGATGAAGGGGGATGGCCCTGATTCTGATATTGTTTTAAGTAGTCGAATTCGTTTGGCTCGTAATTTTAAGCAATATCAATTTTCTACTATGCAAAACGAAGAGGAAGCTCAAAAGGTTCAAGAATTATTTAAAAAGAAATTTATAAATAAAGCGGTAGAGCCCTTTGGGAAGTTTGGACTATTAAAAATGAATGAATTAACTCCTCTTCAAAGGAGAGTTTTAGTTGAAAAGCATTTAATTAGTCCAAATCTAGCAGGGACTGAATATGGAGCATGTCTGTTATCAGAAAGCGAACACATTAGTGTGATGCTTAATGAGGAAGACCACATTAGGATTCAGTGCCTATTTCCAGGACTACAGTTATCAAAGGCGCTTCAAAGCGCCAATCAAATAGATAATTGGATTGAAAAAGAGGTTGAATATGCTTTTGATGAATCACTTGGATATATTACGAGTTGTCCTACTAACGTTGGTACAGGATTAAGAGCTTCTGTAATGATTCATTTACCAGGGCTGGTTTTAACAAAAAGAATTAGCCGTATTATACAAGTAATTCAAAAATTAGGTTTAGTAGTAAGAGGAATATACGGTGAAGGTAGCGAAGCGTTAGGTAATATATTTCAAGTATCAAATCAAATGACGCTAGGGAAATCCGAAGAAGATATTATTGCAGATTTAAAGAGTGTCATGCAGCAAATCATACAACAAGAAAAATTGGCCAGAGAATTAATTGTACAAAATTCGAGTATTGAGCTTGAAGATAAGGTTTATCGTTCTTACGGTATACTAGCAAACAGTCGTTTAATTCAATCTGCAGAAGCGGCAACTTGCTTATCGGATGTACGACTCGGTATTGATCTAGGATATATAAAAGGTATATCGAGAAATATTTTGACTGAGCTAATGGTTCTTACGCAACCTGGTATTTTACAACAATATGCAGGAGGACCTTTAGGACCAGAAGAAAGAGATTATCGAAGAGCAACCTTAATCCGTGAGCGATTACGTATTGAAAAAAACTAAGCGCAAGTAGGAGGCGATTTCTATGATGTTTGGAAGATTTACAGAAAGAGCACAGAAAGTATTAGCTTTATCTCAAGAGGAAGCAATTCGCATTGGGCATAATAACATTGGAACAGAACATATTTTACTTGGGCTTGTACGCGAAGGTGAAGGAATTGCAGCAAAAGCGTTAATTGCTCTTGGATTGAGCCCGGAGAAAGTGCAAAAAGAGGTAGAAGCGTTAATTGGACGTGGAACAGAAGCTTCTCAAACTGTACATTATACACCTCGTGCTAAAAAAGTTATTGAATTGTCTATGGATGAAGCGCGTAAGCTAGGACATTCTTACGTTGGAACAGAACATATTTTACTTGGCTTAATCCGTGAAGGTGAAGGTGTAGCGGCACGTGTATTAAATAATTTAGGTGTAAGCCTCAATAAAGCAAGACAACAAGTGTTACAACTTCTTGGAAGTAACGAAGCAAGTTCAGGTCACCAAGGTGGTTCATCGACAAATGCAAATACACCGACACTAGACAGTTTAGCGCGCGACTTAACAGTTGTTGCACGTGAGAATCGTTTGGATCCTGTTATTGGACGTAGTAAAGAAATTCAACGTGTAATTGAAGTGTTAAGCCGTAGAACAAAAAACAATCCAGTGTTAATTGGAGAGCCTGGTGTAGGTAAAACAGCAATTGCTGAAGGGTTAGCACAGCAAATCGTAAATAATGAAGTTCCTGAAACGTTAAGAGATAAGCGTGTTATGACACTAGATATGGGAACAGTGGTAGCTGGGACGAAATATCGTGGTGAGTTTGAAGATCGTTTAAAGAAAGTAATGGATGAAATACGTCAAGCAGGGAATATTATTCTATTTATTGATGAACTTCATACATTAATCGGTGCAGGTGGAGCAGAAGGTGCAATCGATGCATCAAATATTTTAAAACCATCTTTAGCACGCGGAGAATTACAATGTATTGGTGCGACAACTTTAGATGAGTATCGTAAATATATTGAAAAGGATGCAGCTTTAGAGAGACGTTTCCAGCCAATTCATGTTGATGAGCCGAGTCTAGAAGAATCAACTCAAATCTTGAAAGGTTTACGCGATCGTTATGAGGCCCATCACCGTGTGTCTATTACAGATGATGCAATTGATGCAGCTGTGAAACTTTCCGATCGTTATATTACGGATCGTTTCTTACCAGATAAAGCAATTGATTTAATTGATGAAGCTGCTTCAAAGGTTCGCTTACGTTCTTATACAACACCACCAAACTTAAAAGAGCTTGAAGTGAAGCTTGAGGAAATTCGAAAAGAAAAAGATGCGGCTGTACAAAGTCAAGAGTTTGAAAAGGCTGCTTCCTTACGTGATATGGAACAACGCTTACGTGAGAAATTGGAAGATACAAAGCGTCAGTGGAAAGAACAACAAGGAAAAGAAAATTCAGAGGTTACGGTAGAAGATATTGCAAATGTCGTTTCTACATGGACACGTATCCCTGTTTCTAAACTTGCACAAACAGAGACTGATAAATTATTAAACTTAGAATCCATTCTTCATGATCGTGTCATCGGCCAGGATGAAGCGGTAGTGGCTGTAGCGAAAGCTGTTCGTCGTGCAAGAGCAGGACTGAAAGATCCGAAACGTCCAATTGGTTCATTTATTTTCTTAGGACCAACAGGTGTAGGTAAAACAGAATTAGCAAGAGCATTGGCAGAATCTATGTTCGGTGATGAGGATGCAATGATTCGCATTGATATGTCTGAGTATATGGAGAAACATTCAACTTCTCGCTTAGTTGGTTCTCCTCCAGGATATGTTGGGTATGAAGAAGGCGGACAATTAACAGAGAAGGTTCGTCGTAAGCCGTATTCAGTTGTCCTATTAGATGAAGTAGAGAAGGCGCATCCTGATGTATTTAATATTTTACTACAGGTATTGGAAGATGGTCGTTTAACTGATTCTAAAGGACGTACAGTTGACTTCCGTAATACGATTGTTATTATGACGTCTAACGTTGGTGCTGAGGCGTTAAAACGTAACAAACATCTTGGATTTAACGTACAAGATGAAAGCCGTGATTATTCGGATATGAAAGGTAAAGTAATGGATGAGCTGAAAAAGGCATTTCGTCCAGAATTCTTAAACCGTATTGATGAAATTATCGTATTCCATATGCTTGAGAAAAAACATATTCAAGAAATTGTGACTCTTATGGTAAATCAGTTAGTGAATCGCTTAAAAGAACAAGAAATTGAATTGCAATTAACAGAAGGGGCGATTGCAGCTATTGCTGATAAAGGGTTTGATCGTGAATATGGTGCTCGTCCACTACGTAGAGCAATTCAGAAGCATGTAGAGGATAGACTATCGGAAGAACTTTTAAAAGGTGCTATTGAGAAAGGACAAAAAGTTATCTTTGATGTAGAAGGGGAAACATTTGTCATTCATAGTGCTGAAAAGGTAAAATAAGTATAGACAAACTAAGAGGGCTACGAGATAGCCCTCTTTCTTGTACGAGAAGGTCAAATGTTTATAGATGAAAGCGAAGTGAAATATAAAAAGATATGGCTAAAAAGAAAACAAAATTCACATGTCAAGAGTGTGGTTATCAATCACCAAAATATATGGGTAAATGTCCAGGGTGTGGTCAATGGAATTCGCTTGTTGAAGAGATGGAACCAGTTGTATCATCCAGACGCCTAAATTATGCAAATGCAATTCAAACAGAAGTAACAAAACCAAGACGTCTTACAGAAGTAGAAACAAAGTCTGAGGCACGTATTGAAACAAAATTTCAGGAGTTTAACCGTGTACTAGGTGGCGGAATTGTAGATGGATCTTTAGTACTTATTGGTGGGGACCCTGGGATTGGAAAATCAACGTTATTATTACAGATTTCCTCGCAATTAGCAGATGCTTCATATGATGTATTGTATATATCAGGTGAGGAGTCAGCAAAGCAGATTAAACTTCGTGCAGATCGTTTACATGTAAATGGTAGTAATCTATTTGTTGTATCAGAGACAGATTTACAGCGTATTGCAGCACATATTGAAGAGATGAATCCTGCTTTTGTTGTTATTGATTCTATTCAAACGATACATTTACCTGAGGTGACATCAGCTCCTGGTAGTGTGGCGCAAGTACGTGAATGTACAGCAGAATTAATGAAACTTGCAAAAACAAAGGGAATCCCAATTTTCATCGTAGGGCATGTGACAAAAGAAGGTGCAATTGCGGGACCGCGTATGCTAGAACATATGGTCGATGCAGTTCTTTACTTTGAAGGAGATCGACACCATACATATCGTATTTTACGAGCTGTAAAGAATCGTTTTGGTTCTACGAATGAAATGGGTATCTTTGAAATGAAAGAACTTGGCCTTGCAGAAGTCTTAAATCCTTCTGAGATTTTCCTTGAGGAAAGACCAGTTGGAGTTGCAGGTTCAACAGTAGTTGCCTCAATGGAAGGAACAAGACCAGTTTTAGTAGAAATACAGGCATTAATTTCCCCTACTAGTTTTGGAAACCCTCGAAGAATGGCGACAGGAATTGATCATAATCGTGTCTCGCTTATTATGGCGGTACTAGAGAAAAGAACAGGTTTACTATTACAAAATCAAGATGCGTATTTAAAAGTAGCTGGTGGTTTGAAATTAGATGAACCGGCAATTGATTTAGCTGTTGCCTTAAGTATAGCTTCAAGTTTTAGAGATAAATCTACGGCACCAACTGATGCGGTAATAGGAGAAGTTGGATTAACTGGAGAAATAAGAAGAGTATCAAGAATCGAACAACGTGTACAAGAAGCAGCTAAATTAGGATTTCAACGTGCTATCATTCCTAGAAAAAATTTAGGGGGGTGGACAATTCCAGAGGGGATTGAGGTTGTAGGTGTTTCTAATTTAGGAGAAGCGCTTCGTTTGACATTAGGAGGCTAGGCTATGGAAGAAAATAAGCAACGTGTCAAAAGTATAATTAATATTTTACAGCTCGTGGCCCCGGGAACACCACTGCGCGAAGGGATAGATAATGTACTTCGCGCACAAACAGGGGGACTAATTGTTCTTGGGTATAATGAGCAGATTAAAAGCATTGTTGATGGTGGTTTTCATATTAATTGCGCATTCTCTCCTGCTAGTTTATATGAATTAGCAAAAATGGATGGAGCACTTATTTTAAATGAAACTGGAAGTAAAATTTTAATTGCAAACGCACAGTTAGTTCCGGATTCATCTATTGATTCTATTGAAACAGGTATGCGTCACCGAACAGCAGAGCGTGTAGCAAAGCAGACGGGCAGCCTTGTTGTGGCCATTTCACAAAGACGTAATGTAATTACGCTATATCAAGGGAACTTACGTTATACATTAAAAGATATAGGTGTCATTTTAACAAAAGCAAATCAAGCAATTCAAACGCTAGAAAAATATAAGGCTGTATGGAATGACGGCATTACGAATTTGGGTATTCTAGAATTTGAAGAGGTCGTTACAATGTCCGAGGTGGTTCACGTTTTACATAGTGTTGAAATGGTGCTGCGTATAAAAAATGAAATATTGAGCTATATTCATGAGTTAGGAACAGAAGGTAGGTTAATTCGTTTACAGCTTACAGAATTACTAGCTGATTTAGAGGCAGAGGCAGCATTGTTAATTAAAGATTATCACCAGGAGAAAACACAAGACCATCATCAAATCTTGAAAAAGTTACAAGATCTTGCAAATACACAACTTTTAGAGGATAGTGATTTAGTTAAATTACTTGGCTATCCAGGACAAACAAGTTTAGAAGAAAGTGTGACACCTAGAGGGTACCGAATCACAAGCAAGATTTCTCGTGTTCCGCCACTTATTATCGAGAATTTAATTAATCGATTTAAAACATTGCAAGGTGTTTGCCGAGCAACTATTAATGAATTGGATGATGTGGAAGGAATTGGAGAAGTGAGAGCGAAGAAAATACGAGAAGGTCTAAAAAGAATTCAAGAGCATCTCTATATGAGTAGACACAATTAAGAATATTACATTGATTCTATAATATAACGACACTAGAACATTTTTGGTATATGATATGATATATTGGTAAATAAAACTATTTACAAAAAAACACGTCCGCTTTTGCATTCGGCGTTTTGATTAGCGAAACAATGGTTAATAATGAGTAGGAGGTGGTTGGATGTTAAAACGGATTGTACAGCTCTTCTTTTTAGTGATCGGGGGAGCGTTAGGGATTTACTTAATCCCAAAAATTATTAATGTATTAGATATCGGTGCGGTTCCTTTGTTGGAAGGATCGTATGTTCGTGCAATTATTGGTGCAATTATTTTATTTTTAACAACATTTTGGCTTGTAGATTATATTGTTCAACTTATTAAGCATATTGAAGAGGCTCTTGTAAAGGCGCCTGTAGCAGATGTTTTATTTGGTACATTAGGATTAATCTCTGGTCTTATTGTTGCATATTTAATTTTGATACCAATTCGTGAATTTACAATTCCAGTTATTAGTACGGTGTTGCAAGTGTTCTTCACCCTTTTACTTGGATATTTAGGATTCCAAGTAGGATTTAAAAAGAGGAATGAATTGCTAGGATTATTTACATTACCCCAACGCGGAGGTAAGAAGAAAAACAATAGTGAGAATGAAGAGGTAGAGGTCGAAGCGGAAAAATCTACGACTCATTGGAAAATTCTCGATACGAGTGTAATTATTGACGGACGTATTGCAGATATTTGCCAAACAAAGTTTTTAGAAGGAACAATTGTCATTCCGCAATTCGTATTAGAAGAGCTTCAGCATATTGCCGATTCTTCAGATGCTTTAAAGCGTAATCGTGGCCGCAGAGGACTAGACATTTTAAATCGTATTCAAAAGGAGATGCCAATTCCGGTAGAAATTTATGAAGGCGATTTCGATGATATCCAAGAAGTAGATAGCAAGCTTGTAAAGTTGGCAAAAATCACTGGTGGAACTGTAGTAACAAACGATTTCAATTTAAACAAAGTTTCTGAATTACAAGGGGTTACGGTGTTAAACATTAATGATTTAGCTAATGCGATTAAACCAGTCGTACTCCCTGGTGAAGAATTAAGTGTTTATGTTGTGAAAGATGGTAAAGAACAAAATCAAGGTGTTGCATACTTAGATGATGGTACGATGATTGTAGTAGAAGATGGTAGAGAGTA
This genomic interval from Bacillus thuringiensis contains the following:
- a CDS encoding protein arginine kinase — encoded protein: MSLDKIMNEAISPWMKGDGPDSDIVLSSRIRLARNFKQYQFSTMQNEEEAQKVQELFKKKFINKAVEPFGKFGLLKMNELTPLQRRVLVEKHLISPNLAGTEYGACLLSESEHISVMLNEEDHIRIQCLFPGLQLSKALQSANQIDNWIEKEVEYAFDESLGYITSCPTNVGTGLRASVMIHLPGLVLTKRISRIIQVIQKLGLVVRGIYGEGSEALGNIFQVSNQMTLGKSEEDIIADLKSVMQQIIQQEKLARELIVQNSSIELEDKVYRSYGILANSRLIQSAEAATCLSDVRLGIDLGYIKGISRNILTELMVLTQPGILQQYAGGPLGPEERDYRRATLIRERLRIEKN
- the clpC gene encoding ATP-dependent protease ATP-binding subunit ClpC gives rise to the protein MMFGRFTERAQKVLALSQEEAIRIGHNNIGTEHILLGLVREGEGIAAKALIALGLSPEKVQKEVEALIGRGTEASQTVHYTPRAKKVIELSMDEARKLGHSYVGTEHILLGLIREGEGVAARVLNNLGVSLNKARQQVLQLLGSNEASSGHQGGSSTNANTPTLDSLARDLTVVARENRLDPVIGRSKEIQRVIEVLSRRTKNNPVLIGEPGVGKTAIAEGLAQQIVNNEVPETLRDKRVMTLDMGTVVAGTKYRGEFEDRLKKVMDEIRQAGNIILFIDELHTLIGAGGAEGAIDASNILKPSLARGELQCIGATTLDEYRKYIEKDAALERRFQPIHVDEPSLEESTQILKGLRDRYEAHHRVSITDDAIDAAVKLSDRYITDRFLPDKAIDLIDEAASKVRLRSYTTPPNLKELEVKLEEIRKEKDAAVQSQEFEKAASLRDMEQRLREKLEDTKRQWKEQQGKENSEVTVEDIANVVSTWTRIPVSKLAQTETDKLLNLESILHDRVIGQDEAVVAVAKAVRRARAGLKDPKRPIGSFIFLGPTGVGKTELARALAESMFGDEDAMIRIDMSEYMEKHSTSRLVGSPPGYVGYEEGGQLTEKVRRKPYSVVLLDEVEKAHPDVFNILLQVLEDGRLTDSKGRTVDFRNTIVIMTSNVGAEALKRNKHLGFNVQDESRDYSDMKGKVMDELKKAFRPEFLNRIDEIIVFHMLEKKHIQEIVTLMVNQLVNRLKEQEIELQLTEGAIAAIADKGFDREYGARPLRRAIQKHVEDRLSEELLKGAIEKGQKVIFDVEGETFVIHSAEKVK
- the radA gene encoding DNA repair protein RadA, whose amino-acid sequence is MAKKKTKFTCQECGYQSPKYMGKCPGCGQWNSLVEEMEPVVSSRRLNYANAIQTEVTKPRRLTEVETKSEARIETKFQEFNRVLGGGIVDGSLVLIGGDPGIGKSTLLLQISSQLADASYDVLYISGEESAKQIKLRADRLHVNGSNLFVVSETDLQRIAAHIEEMNPAFVVIDSIQTIHLPEVTSAPGSVAQVRECTAELMKLAKTKGIPIFIVGHVTKEGAIAGPRMLEHMVDAVLYFEGDRHHTYRILRAVKNRFGSTNEMGIFEMKELGLAEVLNPSEIFLEERPVGVAGSTVVASMEGTRPVLVEIQALISPTSFGNPRRMATGIDHNRVSLIMAVLEKRTGLLLQNQDAYLKVAGGLKLDEPAIDLAVALSIASSFRDKSTAPTDAVIGEVGLTGEIRRVSRIEQRVQEAAKLGFQRAIIPRKNLGGWTIPEGIEVVGVSNLGEALRLTLGG
- a CDS encoding UvrB/UvrC motif-containing protein, translating into MTCQNCNIRPATLHYTKVINGKKAEVHLCEQCAEQSGYTSFFQSSQSNFSFHDVFAGLLHGESTMFGEGKNGFSNTNTVRCPGCKMTYEHFTKVGRFGCASCYDTFKGHLNPLLKRLHGGHTEHCGKIPERMEGNIHLKKELDELKLILKQYVQNEEFEKAAEVRDEIRGLETQLSEHREGE
- the ctsR gene encoding transcriptional regulator CtsR; amino-acid sequence: MRNISDIIEQYLKQVIDLSNNNVIEIKRNEIADRFECVPSQINYVINTRFTLERGFVVESKRGGGGYIRIIKVKLHDDIDIIDQMLHMIDHSVAQGNAESMIIRLLEEGIITGREAKLMLSVLDRSVLSMDIPSRDELRARILCAMLRTLKYK